The Sphingosinicellaceae bacterium genome includes the window AGGGCATCGTCGGCCTGTCGTGCACCGGCAACTCAAGCACCAGCCTCAACTTGCTGGACCTGCAGAGCAAGCTCAAGGAAAGCCAGTGGACCGGCACCGCGGTGCTGTCGTGGAAGCCCGTCGATTCGACCCTGCTGTATGCGAGCTATGCGAAGGGCTACAAGGCTGGAGGTTTCAACCTCGACCGCTCGCCGCTTGGCGGGCTGGCCGGCGTCCTGTCGCCGCGCACCAATGCCAACACCAGCGGTGACGAGCTGAAGTTTGATGCCGAGAAGGTCGACAGCTATGAGATCGGTGCCAAGTTCAAGACCAGGGGTTTCTCGCTGAACGCAGCGGTCTTCCGTGAGGAATTCAAGAGCTTCCAGCTTAACACTTTCAACGGCAGCGTCTTCATCGTCCAGAACATCAATTCGTGCGGGACCAGCCTGAACGGTGCCGACACCGACAATAGCGCGACGACCGGTGTCTGCACCGGCAAGACCAAGCCCGGCGTCGTCGCGCAGGGTGTCGAGCTTGAGGCGGTGATGAGCCCCGTGCACGACCTGCAGTTTACGGCTGGCTACACCTACGCGGACACCAAGTACCGGAAGAACCTATTCGGCGGCACGAACAAGCCGCTCTCCAATGCGCTGTTCCTGCTCCCCGGCAGCCAGGTGTCGAATGCGCCGAAGCACGTCGTCACCACCTCCGCAGCGTTCACCCCGGACATTGGCCACAACGGCTACAGCCTGTTGTTCTATGCCGACAGCCGCCTGACCTCGAAGTACAACACCGGCTCCGACCTTTTCCCTGAAAAGGCACAGGAGTCGTTCGTGACCGTCAACGCCCGCATCGGTATCCGCGGCCCCGAAGAGAAGTGGAGCCTCGAATTCTGGGGGCAGAACGTCTTCAACAAGAACTACACGCAGGTCGCTTTCAACGCCCCGTACCAGGGTTCCAACTCGTCTGCGCAGGTCGCGGCGTTCGGCGGCACCGGCAACCAGTTGTTCTCGGCGTTCCTTGCCGAGCCACGGACCTACGGTGCGACTGCCCGGTTGCGGTTCTAGAACTCCCTGGGGAGGGGAGCGCCCCCGCGACGGCCTTCGGGCTGGCGCGGGGGTCGTGATATCCGTGCGCGAGCGTGCTTTGCCAGCGGGCGGACGACCTTACTTCGACAGGTCGGTCAGCAGCACGTGCCAGTGCGCGAGTGCCGGGGCGATGCTGTCGACCGGGATGCGCTCGTTGAGGCCATGGATGAACACATCCGGACCCTTGATGAACATTCCCGAGACGCCGTAGCTCGGGATGCCGAGGGCACGGTAGAAGACGCTGTCGCTGGCACCCGCATCCATGCCGGGCACGACGACGAAGCCCGGGAAGCGGCCGTGGACCGCGTGGTCGACCGCCGCGACGACGTCGGGGCGCAGCGGCGACGGCGGCGACGCCGGGAAGTTGTCGGGGTCGATCTTGATCGTCACCGCGGGGTCGGCAGCGGCGGCGACCAGCGCCTGGCGGATGGTCTCGATCTCGATCCCCGGGAAGATCCGGCAGTTGATGTTGACCGTGACACGCTGCGGCAGCGCGTTCGGGGCGTGACCGCCGTTGATCATCGTGGGGACGCAGGTGGTGCCGATCTGGCCGATCGTCTCGGGGTCGCCGCGGAGCGTGGCGATCGCCGCGGCGTCGGTGGGATTGGCGGCGAAAGCGACCATCGCGGCCCCGAGCGCCCCGCCGCGCTTGGTGCCGGCCGCCTTCAGCGAGGCGCGGGTGATGTCGTTGAGTTGCGCCGGAAACTGGTGCGCCGCCATGCGCTCGGTGGCGGCGGCAAGCTGGACGATGGCATTCGGCGTCGTCGGCAGGCTGGAGTGACCGCCCGGGTTGGTCACCGTCGCCTGGAAGTCGGCGTAGCTCTTTTCCGCCGCCGACAGATTATACTCGAGCGGCTTGCCATTGGTGTCGAGGAGCCCGCCGCCGCTGTCGCCGTTGAGCACGAACTCGACGTTCGCTGCCTTCGCCTGCTTCGCCTGGATCGCGGCAGTCGTACCGGCGGTCTCCTCGTCGCCCGACAGGTAAAGGATGATGTCGCGGCGCGGCTTGAAGCCCTCGGCCTTGAGGCGGATCAGCGTCTCTACGATCATCGAGACGTCGAACTTGTTGTCGAAGACCCCGCGCCCGAACAGGTAGCCGCCCTCCTCAATCAGCTTGAACGGATCGCGGGTCCAGTCCTTGGGGTCGGCCTCGACGACGTCCATGTGGCCAATGACAGCGATCGGTCGGGCCTTGCCGGTGCCGCGGTAGACCGCACTGAGGATCGCGTTGTCGCCGACCTTCTGGACGACGACGTCGCTGCTGGCGAAGCCCGCCGCAACCAGCCGCGCGCGCAACGTCTCGGCGAGCACCGGGACCTGGTGCCGGCCTGCGACGGTCGGCGTTTCGACCGCTTCCTTGAGGATGGCGCGCGCCTCGTCGACGGGCGTCGCCGCGACGGCGGTCGCAGACGCAGTGGTGAGCAGCGCGAGGATCAGCGGCAGTCGCATATTGGTCTCCAAGTTCGTCGCCACGTTTAGGACCGGTCCCTGCACCCGTCTACTCGACTTGCCTTTTGCCGCGGCAGCTACTCGGCTTGCCGCTGGCCGCGCGCCTCTCTACACTAGGACCATGCCCGGCAGGATCGACATCGAGGCGCTCTGCGCCACCAAGGGGCTTCGGATCACCGAGCAGCGCCGCGTCATCGCGCGCGTGCTGTCCGACGCCGACGATCATCCCGACGTCGAGGAGCTTCACCACCGCGCCGCGCGCATCGATCCGGGCATCTCGATCGCCACGGTGTACCGCACCGTGCGGCTGTTCGAGGAGGCCGGGATCCTCGCGCGCCACGACTTCAACGGCAGCCGCTCACGCTACGAGACACAGCCTGAGGAACACCACGACCACCTCATCGACGTCGAGAGCGGCAAGGTCGTCGAGTTTCACGACGACGAACTCGAGGAACTGCAGCGCCGCATCGCCGAACGCCTCGGCTTCCGGCTCGTCGATCACCGGATGGAACTCTACGGCGTACCGGTGACACGGAGCGGGGACCGACACTGACCGCCGCGCCGGGCGCACCGGCGTGGCGGCATCAGCGCTTCGGCCCGGCGAAGGCGCTCGCTGGGCTCGTAACCACCGCCGGCGTCCTGGTTCCGGCTGAGCTGATCTGGCGGCGCATCGGGCGGCGGCGCGGGACCAAGCTGCCGCGGCTGTTCCACAAGGCATTGACCCGCTCGCTCGGCATCCGGGTCCGGGTCCATGGCCAGCCACTCAGGGGTGGCGTGATGTACGTCGCCAACCACATCAGCTGGGCCGATATCCCGGTCCTCGGCGGCCTTGTCGATGCGGCGTTCGTGGCGAAGTCGGAGGTCGAGGGCTTTGCCCTGGTCGGCTGGCTCGCGAGCCTCGCGCGGACCGTCTACATCGACCGCGAGCGCCGGCTGGCCTCGGGCGACCAGCGCAACGCCATCGCGGCGCGGCTCGCCGCCGGGCAGAACGTCATCCTGTTCCCGGAAGGCACGACCGGCGACGGCGTCGGCATCCTGCCGTTCAAGAGCGCGCTGTTCGCAGCGGTGGGCGGCGACGCGGTGATTCAGCCGGTCACCGTCGCCTACACCCGCCTGAACGGCATGCCGATCACCCGCGAGCGCCTGCCCGACATCGCCTGGGTCGGCGATGCGGAGCTGTGGCCGCACGCCGTCGCCTTCACCGCGCTCGGCCGGGTCCGCGCCGAGCTGATCTTCCACGAGCCGCTGAACGTCGCCGACTTTGCCGACCGGAAGATCCTGTCGCGGCATTGCCGGGAGGTCATTGCGGGGGGCTACGAACGGCTCATGCACGGCTGATTGCGCCCGCCGCCGCGCGCCCCTACAGGCGGCAACCATGACCGATCGCAACGCGCCCCACCCCGCCCTGCTCGCCAAGACGGAGACGCTGATCGAGGCGCTGCCGTACCTGCAGCGCTATGCCGGGCGAACCTTCGTGGTGAAGTACG containing:
- a CDS encoding M20/M25/M40 family metallo-hydrolase is translated as MRLPLILALLTTASATAVAATPVDEARAILKEAVETPTVAGRHQVPVLAETLRARLVAAGFASSDVVVQKVGDNAILSAVYRGTGKARPIAVIGHMDVVEADPKDWTRDPFKLIEEGGYLFGRGVFDNKFDVSMIVETLIRLKAEGFKPRRDIILYLSGDEETAGTTAAIQAKQAKAANVEFVLNGDSGGGLLDTNGKPLEYNLSAAEKSYADFQATVTNPGGHSSLPTTPNAIVQLAAATERMAAHQFPAQLNDITRASLKAAGTKRGGALGAAMVAFAANPTDAAAIATLRGDPETIGQIGTTCVPTMINGGHAPNALPQRVTVNINCRIFPGIEIETIRQALVAAAADPAVTIKIDPDNFPASPPSPLRPDVVAAVDHAVHGRFPGFVVVPGMDAGASDSVFYRALGIPSYGVSGMFIKGPDVFIHGLNERIPVDSIAPALAHWHVLLTDLSK
- a CDS encoding transcriptional repressor, whose translation is MPGRIDIEALCATKGLRITEQRRVIARVLSDADDHPDVEELHHRAARIDPGISIATVYRTVRLFEEAGILARHDFNGSRSRYETQPEEHHDHLIDVESGKVVEFHDDELEELQRRIAERLGFRLVDHRMELYGVPVTRSGDRH
- a CDS encoding 1-acyl-sn-glycerol-3-phosphate acyltransferase translates to MTRSLGIRVRVHGQPLRGGVMYVANHISWADIPVLGGLVDAAFVAKSEVEGFALVGWLASLARTVYIDRERRLASGDQRNAIAARLAAGQNVILFPEGTTGDGVGILPFKSALFAAVGGDAVIQPVTVAYTRLNGMPITRERLPDIAWVGDAELWPHAVAFTALGRVRAELIFHEPLNVADFADRKILSRHCREVIAGGYERLMHG